The following coding sequences lie in one Pseudomonas svalbardensis genomic window:
- a CDS encoding FxsA family protein, producing the protein MRPFLLLFVLFPVLELFVFVKVSGAIGFFPALLLVILGSMLGVFVLRIAGLATALRARESLNRGELPAQTMLEGLMLALAGGLLILPGFVTDVLGLIMLLPISRRLLANKMRQRAEEAAIRQRAFADDLQPRGGGPATREPLGREPNVIEGEFEHRDTK; encoded by the coding sequence ATGCGCCCTTTTTTATTGCTCTTTGTACTGTTTCCGGTGTTGGAGCTGTTCGTATTCGTCAAGGTCAGCGGGGCGATCGGGTTTTTCCCGGCCCTGCTGCTGGTCATTCTCGGCTCGATGCTCGGCGTGTTCGTGCTGCGTATCGCTGGTCTGGCAACCGCATTGCGTGCTCGTGAAAGCCTGAACCGCGGCGAGTTGCCGGCCCAGACCATGCTCGAAGGTTTGATGCTGGCACTGGCGGGTGGTCTGTTGATCCTGCCGGGCTTCGTCACTGATGTGCTGGGTCTGATCATGTTGCTGCCGATCTCTCGTCGACTGTTGGCCAATAAAATGCGCCAGCGTGCCGAAGAGGCGGCAATCCGTCAGCGTGCATTCGCCGACGACCTTCAGCCACGTGGCGGCGGCCCTGCGACCCGCGAGCCGCTAGGCCGTGAGCCGAACGTGATCGAAGGCGAATTCGAACACCGCGATACCAAGTAA
- a CDS encoding HugZ family pyridoxamine 5'-phosphate oxidase — protein MSVEAAKNARELLLKEYRGVLSTHSKAMPGFPFGSVVPYCLDEQGWPLILISRIAQHTHNLQKDPKCSLFVGERGAEDVQAVGRLTYLAEAEKLEDESAIEAAAERYYRYFPDSQSYHKAHDFDFWVLKPVRHRYIGGFGAIHWVDQLTLANPFAGKAEASMVEHMNADHAKAIAHYVELAGLPKTEPAQLAGIDTEGMHLRIGQGLYWLPFQAPCNTPTQVREALVFLAHAEHWPKNEVADA, from the coding sequence TTGAGCGTTGAAGCAGCCAAGAATGCCCGAGAATTGCTTCTCAAGGAATACCGTGGAGTGCTCTCGACACACTCCAAGGCGATGCCCGGTTTCCCGTTTGGCTCCGTGGTTCCGTACTGTCTGGACGAACAGGGCTGGCCGCTGATCCTTATCAGCCGTATCGCCCAGCACACCCACAACCTGCAGAAAGATCCAAAATGCTCACTGTTTGTGGGTGAGCGCGGGGCCGAAGACGTGCAAGCCGTTGGTCGCCTGACCTACCTCGCCGAAGCAGAAAAGCTCGAGGACGAGTCAGCCATCGAAGCGGCGGCTGAGCGTTACTACCGCTATTTCCCGGATTCGCAGAGCTACCACAAGGCCCACGATTTCGATTTCTGGGTGCTCAAACCGGTACGTCACCGTTACATCGGCGGCTTCGGTGCGATTCACTGGGTCGATCAACTGACCTTGGCCAACCCGTTCGCCGGTAAGGCCGAAGCGAGCATGGTCGAGCACATGAATGCCGATCACGCCAAAGCCATCGCCCACTACGTCGAACTGGCGGGGCTGCCGAAAACCGAGCCGGCGCAACTGGCGGGTATCGACACTGAAGGCATGCACCTGCGCATTGGTCAGGGGCTCTATTGGTTGCCGTTTCAAGCGCCGTGTAATACGCCGACACAAGTGCGCGAAGCCTTGGTTTTCCTGGCTCACGCCGAACATTGGCCGAAAAATGAAGTGGCCGACGCTTGA
- a CDS encoding SDR family oxidoreductase has translation MQLTDKVIIITGGCQGLGRSMAEYFAGKGAKLALVDLNQEKLDDTVAACTAKGVEACAYLCNVANEEQVTHMVAQVAEDFGAIHGLINNAGILRDGLLIKVKDGEMTKMSLAQWQSVIDVNLTGVFLCTREVAAKMIELNNSGAIINISSISRAGNAGQTNYSAAKAGVAAATVTWAKELARYGIRVAAIAPGFIETEMTLSMKPEALEKITTAIPLKRMGKIEEIAHSAAYIFENDYYTGRILELDGGLRI, from the coding sequence ATGCAACTCACTGACAAAGTAATCATTATCACGGGCGGTTGCCAGGGTTTAGGCCGTTCCATGGCCGAGTATTTCGCCGGTAAAGGCGCGAAGCTCGCGCTGGTGGACCTGAATCAGGAAAAGCTCGACGACACCGTCGCCGCTTGCACGGCTAAAGGCGTCGAGGCTTGTGCTTATCTGTGCAATGTCGCCAATGAAGAGCAAGTGACGCACATGGTCGCCCAGGTTGCCGAGGACTTCGGCGCGATCCATGGCCTGATCAACAACGCCGGGATCCTGCGCGATGGTTTGCTTATCAAGGTCAAGGACGGCGAGATGACCAAGATGAGCCTGGCCCAGTGGCAGTCGGTCATCGACGTCAACCTGACCGGCGTATTTCTGTGCACACGTGAAGTCGCGGCCAAAATGATCGAGCTGAACAACAGCGGCGCGATCATTAATATCTCGTCGATCTCCCGCGCTGGCAACGCCGGCCAGACCAACTACTCCGCCGCCAAGGCCGGTGTCGCTGCAGCGACCGTGACCTGGGCCAAGGAACTGGCACGCTATGGTATTCGCGTGGCAGCCATTGCACCGGGCTTTATCGAAACCGAAATGACACTGAGCATGAAGCCTGAGGCGCTGGAGAAGATAACGACCGCGATTCCGCTCAAGCGCATGGGCAAGATTGAAGAGATCGCCCATTCGGCGGCGTACATTTTCGAGAACGACTATTACACCGGTCGGATTCTTGAATTGGATGGCGGGTTGCGGATTTAG
- the apbC gene encoding iron-sulfur cluster carrier protein ApbC, whose amino-acid sequence MSAVNRAAVEAVLRQYTDPYLNQDPVSAGCVRGIDIQGDRVSVQLELGYAAGLFKSGWAQLLQMAIEGLDGVTIARVEITSVIAAHKAQAQIPGLANVKNVVAVASGKGGVGKSTTAANLALALAREGAKVGILDADIYGPSQGIMFGIPEGTRPKVKDQKWFIPIESHGVEVMSMAFLTDDNTPMVWRGPMVSGALLQLVTQTAWGDLDYLVIDMPPGTGDIQLTLAQKVPVAGAVIVTTPQDLALLDARKGVEMFRKVNIPVLGVVENMAVHICSNCGHAEHLFGEGGGVKLANQYGVELLASLPLAMAIREQADGGKPTVIAEPDSPIAMVYQELARHVGARIVLQEAATPAMPNITISDD is encoded by the coding sequence ATGAGCGCCGTCAATCGCGCAGCGGTGGAAGCCGTCCTTCGCCAATACACCGACCCTTACCTGAACCAGGACCCGGTCAGCGCCGGGTGCGTGCGTGGCATCGACATTCAGGGTGATCGCGTCAGCGTCCAGCTGGAGCTGGGCTACGCCGCCGGCCTGTTCAAGAGTGGCTGGGCGCAGTTGCTGCAAATGGCCATTGAAGGGCTGGACGGCGTGACCATCGCCCGCGTCGAGATCACCAGTGTCATTGCCGCGCACAAGGCTCAAGCGCAGATCCCGGGTCTGGCCAACGTCAAGAACGTGGTGGCCGTGGCGTCCGGCAAGGGCGGTGTGGGTAAATCCACCACCGCCGCCAACCTGGCCCTGGCCCTGGCCCGCGAAGGCGCCAAGGTCGGGATCCTCGACGCGGATATTTACGGACCGAGCCAGGGCATCATGTTCGGCATCCCCGAAGGCACCCGACCTAAGGTCAAGGATCAGAAGTGGTTTATTCCGATCGAGTCCCACGGTGTTGAAGTCATGTCCATGGCGTTCCTGACCGATGACAACACGCCGATGGTCTGGCGCGGGCCGATGGTTTCCGGCGCCTTGTTGCAACTGGTCACTCAAACCGCCTGGGGCGACCTGGATTACCTGGTCATCGACATGCCGCCAGGCACCGGCGACATCCAGCTGACCCTGGCACAGAAAGTCCCGGTGGCGGGCGCGGTGATCGTTACCACGCCACAAGATCTGGCATTGCTGGACGCACGCAAGGGTGTGGAAATGTTCCGCAAGGTCAACATTCCGGTGCTGGGCGTGGTGGAAAACATGGCCGTGCACATTTGCTCCAACTGCGGGCATGCCGAGCATCTGTTCGGTGAGGGCGGTGGTGTGAAGCTGGCCAACCAGTACGGCGTCGAGCTGCTGGCTTCGTTGCCCTTGGCGATGGCCATCCGCGAACAGGCCGACGGCGGCAAGCCAACGGTGATCGCCGAGCCTGATAGCCCGATTGCGATGGTTTACCAGGAACTGGCCCGCCATGTCGGCGCGCGGATCGTGTTGCAGGAAGCGGCGACACCGGCCATGCCGAACATCACCATCAGCGACGATTGA
- the metG gene encoding methionine--tRNA ligase: protein MSEPRKILVTSALPYANGSIHLGHMLEYIQTDMWVRFQKHRGNQCIYVCADDAHGSAIMLRAEKEGITPEQLIANVQAEHSADFAEFLVDFDNFHSTHAEENRELSSQIYLKLRDAGHIAQRSITQYFDPEKKMFLADRFIKGTCPKCGTEDQYGDNCEKCGATYAPTDLKDPKSAISGATPVLKDSQHFFFKLPDFQEMLQAWTRSGTLQEAVANKIAEWLDAGLQQWDISRDAPYFGFEIPDEPGKYFYVWLDAPIGYMASFKNLCDRTPTLDFDAFWGKDSTAELYHFIGKDIVNFHALFWPAMLEGAGFRKPTGINVHGYLTVNGQKMSKSRGTFIKARTYLDHLSPEYLRYYYAAKLSRGVDDLDLNLEDFVQKVNSDLVGKVVNIASRCAGFIHKGNAGVLVAGNAAPELTEAFLAAAPSIAEAYEARDFARAMREIMGLADRANAWIADKAPWSLNKQEGKQDEVQAICALGVNLFRQLVIFLKPVLPLLAADAEAFLNVAPLTWNDHATLLSNHQLNEFKPLMTRIDPVKVQAMSDASKEDLTASATDTGEAAPAGNGELAKDPLSPEIEFDAFAAVDLRVALILKAEHVEGADKLLRLTLDIGDEQRNVFSGIKSAYPDPSKLNGRLTMMIANLKPRKMKFGISEGMVMAAGPGGEEIYLLSPDSGAKPGQRIK, encoded by the coding sequence ATGTCCGAGCCACGCAAGATCCTCGTCACCAGCGCCCTGCCCTATGCCAATGGTTCGATCCATCTTGGCCACATGCTGGAATATATCCAGACCGATATGTGGGTGCGCTTCCAGAAGCACCGCGGCAATCAATGCATTTATGTCTGCGCCGACGACGCCCACGGTTCGGCCATCATGCTGCGCGCGGAAAAGGAAGGCATCACCCCGGAACAACTGATCGCCAACGTCCAGGCTGAACACAGCGCCGACTTTGCCGAGTTCCTGGTGGACTTCGACAACTTCCACTCCACTCACGCCGAAGAAAACCGTGAGCTGTCGAGCCAGATCTACCTGAAGCTGCGCGACGCCGGGCACATCGCCCAGCGTTCGATCACTCAGTACTTCGACCCGGAAAAGAAAATGTTCCTGGCCGACCGCTTCATCAAGGGCACCTGCCCGAAATGCGGCACCGAAGACCAGTACGGCGACAACTGCGAAAAATGCGGTGCGACCTACGCGCCGACGGACCTGAAGGATCCGAAGTCGGCGATCTCTGGCGCTACTCCGGTGCTCAAGGATTCCCAGCACTTCTTCTTCAAGCTGCCGGACTTCCAGGAAATGCTGCAAGCCTGGACCCGCAGCGGCACCCTGCAAGAGGCTGTGGCGAACAAGATTGCCGAATGGCTGGACGCCGGTCTGCAACAGTGGGACATCTCCCGCGATGCGCCGTACTTCGGTTTTGAAATCCCGGACGAGCCAGGCAAATACTTCTATGTATGGCTGGACGCGCCGATCGGCTACATGGCCAGCTTCAAGAACCTCTGCGACCGCACGCCTACACTTGATTTCGACGCGTTCTGGGGCAAGGACTCCACCGCTGAGCTGTACCATTTCATCGGCAAGGACATCGTCAACTTCCACGCCCTGTTCTGGCCAGCCATGCTCGAAGGCGCCGGTTTCCGTAAACCGACCGGCATCAACGTACACGGCTACCTGACCGTCAACGGTCAGAAAATGTCCAAATCCCGCGGCACCTTCATCAAGGCCCGGACCTATCTGGACCATCTGTCGCCGGAATACCTGCGCTACTACTACGCGGCGAAGCTGAGCCGTGGCGTCGACGACCTCGACCTGAACCTCGAAGACTTCGTGCAGAAGGTCAACTCTGACCTGGTCGGCAAAGTCGTCAACATCGCCAGCCGTTGCGCCGGTTTCATCCACAAAGGCAACGCCGGTGTACTGGTGGCGGGCAATGCCGCGCCGGAACTGACCGAAGCGTTCCTGGCCGCAGCGCCAAGCATCGCCGAAGCCTACGAGGCTCGCGACTTCGCCCGTGCCATGCGCGAAATCATGGGCCTGGCCGACCGTGCCAATGCCTGGATTGCCGACAAGGCGCCGTGGTCGCTGAACAAACAGGAAGGCAAGCAGGACGAAGTCCAGGCCATCTGCGCCTTGGGCGTGAACCTGTTCCGCCAGCTGGTGATTTTCCTCAAGCCGGTGTTGCCGTTGCTGGCCGCCGACGCCGAGGCGTTCCTCAACGTCGCGCCGCTGACCTGGAACGACCACGCTACCTTGCTCAGCAACCATCAGCTGAACGAGTTCAAACCGTTGATGACCCGTATCGACCCGGTAAAAGTGCAAGCCATGAGCGACGCCTCGAAAGAAGACCTGACCGCCAGCGCTACTGACACCGGCGAGGCTGCACCTGCCGGCAATGGCGAACTGGCCAAGGATCCGCTGTCGCCGGAAATCGAGTTCGATGCCTTTGCCGCTGTCGACCTGCGCGTCGCCCTGATCCTCAAGGCCGAACACGTGGAAGGTGCCGACAAACTGCTGCGCCTGACCCTCGACATCGGTGACGAGCAACGCAACGTGTTCTCCGGGATCAAGAGTGCTTATCCGGATCCGTCCAAGCTCAATGGTCGTTTGACCATGATGATCGCCAACCTCAAGCCACGGAAAATGAAGTTCGGCATCTCCGAAGGCATGGTGATGGCGGCCGGCCCTGGCGGTGAAGAAATCTACCTGCTCAGCCCTGACAGCGGCGCCAAGCCTGGTCAGCGCATCAAGTAA
- a CDS encoding electron transport complex protein RnfA, with protein sequence MTEIVLTLISTALINNLVLHWPLGVDPLLGNEHRQVHALGLATACLMLIVGTVGYSAYRWLLVPLELTSLRLFVFLPLSVLLIGPLLKVLSRSLPKLAFDGLWPLLLGNAGVLGLTLLNAQDDKGFFHAMALSLGAGLGFWLVLSLFSDLRQRTIENDIPLPFRGLPIDLIGAGLIAVAFLGFSGLIKT encoded by the coding sequence ATGACCGAAATTGTTCTTACGCTTATCAGCACTGCCCTGATCAACAACCTCGTGTTGCACTGGCCGTTGGGCGTCGATCCACTGCTGGGCAACGAGCATCGGCAAGTCCACGCGCTGGGCCTTGCGACGGCTTGCTTGATGTTAATCGTCGGCACGGTGGGCTACTCGGCCTACCGTTGGTTGCTGGTCCCGCTGGAGCTGACGTCGCTGCGCCTTTTCGTGTTCCTGCCGTTGAGCGTTCTGCTGATTGGCCCGCTGCTGAAAGTGCTTTCCCGGTCACTTCCAAAGCTTGCGTTCGATGGCCTCTGGCCCCTGCTGCTGGGCAATGCTGGCGTACTCGGCCTGACGCTGCTCAACGCTCAGGACGACAAAGGCTTCTTCCACGCCATGGCCCTGAGCCTGGGTGCCGGCCTGGGCTTCTGGCTGGTACTGAGCCTGTTCAGCGACCTGCGCCAACGCACAATCGAAAATGATATCCCCCTGCCCTTTCGCGGCCTGCCCATCGACCTGATCGGCGCCGGGTTGATTGCAGTGGCCTTTCTCGGATTCAGCGGACTGATCAAAACATGA
- the rsxB gene encoding electron transport complex subunit RsxB, whose product MSLIQRIDALLPQTQCGKCGHPGCKPYAEGIASGEPINKCPPGGSETIAALAELLKVPVLELDVSRGSAPAQIAYIREAECIGCTKCIQACPVDAIVGAAKLMHTVIVDECTGCDLCVAPCPVDCIEMRPLPLATVLPIVGGLAFSFEEQRARTVKRNHARRRFEQRNARLRREEEQKIAERQARAQRAIQHSEVATLNPVQAALERVRAQKAANADTALKKAKIDLAMSRAQLNKSLKAFGHPPTFEQQSQLIVLQQQFEAAEQALAKLESTAPPAAAPVVPAKNAQLNRAKIQLAMRRAELKKGQASEAPAEQIEALERAVSEAERQVDAYAAP is encoded by the coding sequence ATGAGTCTGATTCAACGCATCGACGCCCTCTTGCCGCAGACCCAATGCGGCAAGTGCGGCCACCCCGGATGCAAACCGTACGCCGAAGGCATTGCCAGCGGCGAACCGATCAACAAGTGCCCGCCGGGCGGCAGCGAAACCATCGCCGCCCTGGCCGAGCTGTTGAAAGTGCCGGTGCTGGAACTGGACGTCAGTCGCGGTTCGGCCCCGGCGCAGATCGCCTATATTCGTGAAGCGGAGTGTATTGGTTGCACCAAGTGCATCCAGGCCTGCCCGGTGGATGCCATTGTCGGCGCGGCGAAATTGATGCACACGGTGATCGTCGATGAATGCACCGGTTGCGACCTGTGCGTAGCGCCCTGCCCGGTGGATTGCATCGAGATGCGGCCGTTGCCGCTGGCCACAGTGCTGCCGATTGTCGGTGGCCTGGCGTTCAGCTTTGAGGAGCAACGCGCCCGGACGGTCAAGCGCAATCACGCACGGCGCCGATTCGAACAGCGCAATGCTCGCCTGCGTCGCGAAGAAGAACAGAAAATCGCCGAACGTCAGGCCCGAGCCCAACGCGCCATCCAGCACAGTGAGGTGGCGACGCTCAATCCGGTTCAGGCCGCTCTTGAGCGAGTCCGCGCACAGAAGGCAGCCAATGCGGATACGGCGCTGAAAAAGGCCAAGATCGATCTGGCGATGAGTCGGGCGCAACTGAACAAGTCACTCAAGGCGTTCGGGCATCCGCCGACCTTCGAACAGCAGTCGCAACTGATCGTCCTGCAACAGCAGTTCGAGGCAGCCGAACAGGCGTTAGCGAAACTGGAAAGTACTGCACCGCCAGCCGCGGCACCCGTCGTTCCGGCGAAAAATGCGCAGCTGAATCGGGCAAAGATCCAGCTGGCCATGCGCCGCGCCGAACTCAAGAAAGGCCAAGCCAGCGAAGCGCCAGCTGAGCAGATCGAAGCCCTGGAACGCGCGGTGAGTGAAGCCGAGCGTCAGGTGGATGCCTATGCAGCCCCTTGA
- a CDS encoding RnfABCDGE type electron transport complex subunit D, with translation MQPLESVDERLQQTMKLVLLATVPGMLVFFWLYGWGVLINLILTGITALTVEATVLRLRKLAVKPALSDGSALVSATLLALALPPYCPWWLTVCAAAFSMVFGKHLYGGVGKNPFNPAMLGFALVLVTFPQQMTHWPSSHGLDLIGGLQQVFGFSLVQTPDAWVQATALDSLRINKSLTMDELFAANPAFGHFGGRGMEWVNLAFLAGGAFLLQRRVFSWHAPVGMLASLFIISLLCWNGSGSDSHGSPLFHLLTGASMLGAFFIVTEPVSGAKSPGARLLFGAGVGLLTYLIRTWGGYPDGVAFAVLLMNLCVPALERFATSRLERGAP, from the coding sequence ATGCAGCCCCTTGAATCGGTCGACGAGCGCCTTCAGCAGACCATGAAGCTGGTATTGCTGGCCACCGTGCCGGGAATGCTGGTGTTTTTCTGGCTGTATGGCTGGGGCGTGTTGATCAACCTGATTCTGACCGGTATTACCGCTCTGACCGTTGAAGCGACCGTATTGCGCTTGCGCAAGCTTGCGGTCAAGCCGGCCCTGAGCGACGGCAGTGCGCTGGTCAGCGCGACGCTGTTGGCTCTGGCCTTGCCGCCTTATTGCCCGTGGTGGCTGACGGTCTGTGCCGCGGCGTTCTCGATGGTGTTCGGCAAACACCTGTATGGCGGCGTTGGCAAGAACCCGTTCAACCCGGCAATGCTGGGCTTCGCCCTGGTGCTGGTGACCTTTCCCCAACAGATGACCCACTGGCCGTCATCCCATGGGCTGGACCTGATCGGCGGCTTGCAGCAGGTGTTCGGGTTCAGCCTCGTGCAGACGCCAGACGCCTGGGTCCAGGCCACGGCGCTGGACAGCCTGCGGATCAACAAAAGCCTGACCATGGACGAACTGTTTGCCGCTAACCCGGCGTTCGGTCATTTCGGCGGCCGAGGCATGGAATGGGTCAACCTGGCCTTTCTGGCAGGTGGCGCGTTTCTGCTGCAACGACGGGTGTTCAGCTGGCATGCGCCGGTCGGCATGCTCGCCAGCCTGTTCATCATCAGCCTGCTGTGCTGGAACGGCTCGGGCTCCGACTCCCATGGTTCGCCGCTGTTTCATCTGCTCACTGGCGCGAGCATGCTGGGTGCATTCTTCATCGTCACGGAACCGGTGTCCGGTGCAAAAAGCCCCGGCGCGCGACTGCTGTTCGGCGCGGGCGTCGGGCTGCTGACGTACCTGATTCGTACCTGGGGTGGTTATCCGGACGGCGTAGCCTTTGCCGTGCTGTTGATGAACCTCTGTGTGCCGGCGCTGGAGCGGTTTGCCACCTCCAGACTGGAACGGGGTGCGCCATGA
- a CDS encoding RnfABCDGE type electron transport complex subunit G, which translates to MSRASSVVTLVLLAGLGIGATYLVQHTSAPRIAAEQRLIDSRNLLDLLPAGGYDNQPLEQTLALENTELANSTLLGGYLATKTGQPSAVLLRSQTLGYEGSIELLIAIGANGKVLGVKTLKQSETPGLGGRLADWPNAWLQGFSGKSQTEPADNGWALKKDQGQFDQMAGATITSRAVINAIHDALRYFDEHQQQLIGSSAHE; encoded by the coding sequence ATGAGCCGAGCGTCGAGCGTTGTGACCCTGGTGTTGCTGGCAGGGCTGGGGATTGGCGCGACTTACCTCGTGCAGCACACCAGCGCGCCGCGCATTGCGGCCGAACAGCGCCTGATCGACAGTCGTAACCTGCTGGACTTGCTCCCTGCTGGAGGCTACGACAATCAGCCGCTGGAACAGACACTCGCCCTCGAAAATACTGAGCTGGCCAACAGCACGCTGCTAGGTGGCTACCTGGCGACCAAGACTGGCCAACCCAGCGCCGTGTTGCTGCGCAGCCAGACCCTGGGCTACGAGGGTTCCATCGAATTGCTGATCGCCATCGGCGCAAACGGCAAGGTGTTAGGCGTGAAAACGCTCAAGCAATCGGAAACTCCGGGCCTGGGCGGCCGACTCGCCGACTGGCCCAATGCCTGGCTTCAGGGATTTTCCGGAAAGTCCCAAACCGAACCTGCCGACAATGGCTGGGCCTTGAAAAAGGATCAGGGGCAATTCGATCAAATGGCGGGGGCAACCATTACTTCGAGAGCGGTCATCAACGCCATCCATGACGCGTTGCGCTATTTCGACGAACATCAGCAACAGTTGATCGGGAGCAGCGCTCATGAATAA
- a CDS encoding Rnf-Nqr domain containing protein, producing MNKSSTLQNSLMLAPLIGATDSLVTAVGLWLMFIVVISAFGVSMGALRSRLIPATHLLASVLLAATLTSCAELAAQVWSLQWHQHVGFYAGLIALQCVVLEHTGFFQSAWRDRLRLCGLFGALMAGLGLLRELIGSGTLGSHLPWLAGTAQADWQGWVLTADGGLRLATLAPGGFILLGLLIATRQAWTRSTPSH from the coding sequence ATGAATAAGTCATCGACGCTGCAGAATTCGCTGATGCTTGCACCGCTGATCGGTGCCACGGATTCATTAGTGACCGCTGTGGGCTTGTGGCTGATGTTCATCGTGGTGATCAGTGCTTTTGGGGTGAGCATGGGCGCCTTGCGATCCCGACTTATCCCTGCGACACATCTGCTTGCCAGCGTCCTGCTGGCGGCCACGCTGACCAGCTGCGCGGAACTCGCCGCGCAAGTCTGGTCGCTGCAATGGCACCAACATGTAGGGTTCTATGCAGGATTGATTGCCTTGCAATGCGTTGTGCTGGAACACACCGGTTTTTTCCAGAGCGCCTGGCGTGATCGCCTGCGCCTGTGTGGCCTGTTCGGCGCGTTGATGGCAGGCCTTGGCTTGCTGCGCGAACTCATCGGCAGCGGGACACTCGGCAGCCATCTGCCATGGCTGGCTGGCACTGCGCAAGCGGACTGGCAAGGCTGGGTGCTGACTGCCGACGGTGGCTTGCGCCTGGCCACCCTGGCCCCTGGTGGATTCATTCTGCTGGGCCTGCTGATCGCCACACGTCAGGCCTGGACCCGCTCGACGCCCTCTCACTGA
- the nth gene encoding endonuclease III has translation MNAAKRLEIFRRFHEDNPEPKTELAYSSPFELLISVILSAQSTDVGVNKATAKLYPVANTPAAIYALGVEGLSEYIKTIGLFNSKAKNVIETCRLLMERHGGEVPQTREELEALPGVGRKTANVVLNTAFRQLTMAVDTHIFRVSNRTGIAPGKNVVEVEQKLMKFVPKEYLLDSHHWLILHGRYVCLARKPRCGSCRIEDLCEYKQKTSDD, from the coding sequence ATGAATGCCGCAAAACGTCTGGAAATTTTTCGCCGATTTCACGAAGACAACCCGGAACCGAAGACCGAACTGGCCTACTCCTCGCCGTTCGAATTGCTGATATCCGTGATTCTCTCGGCGCAGTCGACCGATGTCGGCGTCAACAAGGCCACCGCCAAACTCTATCCGGTGGCCAATACACCGGCGGCGATTTATGCCTTGGGTGTCGAGGGACTGTCGGAATACATCAAGACCATCGGCCTGTTCAACAGCAAAGCGAAAAACGTGATCGAGACCTGTCGCTTACTGATGGAACGTCATGGAGGCGAAGTGCCGCAAACCCGTGAAGAGCTGGAAGCGTTACCCGGCGTCGGCCGCAAGACTGCCAACGTGGTGCTCAATACCGCATTCCGTCAGCTGACCATGGCCGTGGACACGCATATCTTCCGGGTCAGCAACCGTACCGGCATTGCTCCAGGCAAAAATGTGGTCGAGGTTGAGCAAAAACTGATGAAGTTCGTGCCGAAGGAATATCTGCTGGATTCCCATCACTGGCTGATCCTCCACGGACGCTACGTTTGCCTGGCCCGTAAGCCTCGCTGCGGCAGTTGCCGGATCGAAGACTTGTGCGAATACAAGCAAAAGACTTCGGACGATTGA
- a CDS encoding PA3496 family putative envelope integrity protein: MSTGKEQLEVEDDFTPVEADDAEPVVEVAKTNLSKRRTIDNLLEERRLQKQLADYDFDL; this comes from the coding sequence ATGAGCACTGGCAAAGAGCAATTGGAAGTAGAAGACGACTTCACCCCTGTTGAAGCAGATGATGCTGAACCGGTGGTTGAAGTGGCGAAGACAAACCTGAGCAAACGCCGTACCATCGACAATCTGCTGGAGGAGCGCCGACTGCAAAAGCAATTGGCCGATTACGATTTTGACCTATGA
- a CDS encoding response regulator transcription factor, which translates to MNKVLIVDDHPVIRLAVRMLMERHGYEVIAETDNGVDALQLAREHMPDIVILDIGIPKLDGLEVIARLTSTAMPMKVLILTSQAPGHFSMRCMQSGAAGYVCKQQDLTELLSAIKAVLSGYSYFPNQALHTVRSSLGNASEADMVDRLSGREMMVLQQLARGKTNKEIADGMFLSNKTVSTYKTRLLLKLNARSLVDLIELAQRNGLV; encoded by the coding sequence ATGAATAAAGTGCTGATCGTGGATGATCACCCCGTCATTCGTCTTGCGGTACGTATGCTAATGGAGCGTCACGGCTACGAGGTTATTGCAGAGACAGATAATGGCGTGGATGCGTTGCAACTTGCCCGTGAGCATATGCCGGATATTGTCATCCTGGATATTGGAATACCGAAACTTGATGGGCTGGAAGTCATTGCGCGTCTGACATCGACAGCGATGCCCATGAAAGTGCTGATATTAACTTCCCAGGCACCTGGGCATTTTTCCATGCGTTGCATGCAATCCGGTGCCGCAGGGTATGTCTGCAAACAACAGGATCTCACTGAGTTGCTCAGTGCAATAAAGGCAGTATTGTCGGGCTACAGTTACTTTCCGAATCAAGCCTTGCATACCGTACGTTCCAGTTTGGGGAACGCCAGTGAGGCCGATATGGTGGATCGACTGTCGGGACGGGAAATGATGGTCTTGCAACAATTGGCCCGAGGCAAGACCAACAAGGAGATCGCCGACGGAATGTTCCTCAGCAATAAGACCGTCAGTACTTACAAGACTCGTCTGTTGTTGAAGCTCAATGCTCGCTCCCTGGTGGACCTGATCGAATTGGCTCAGCGCAATGGTCTGGTGTGA